The following proteins are co-located in the Sporolactobacillus pectinivorans genome:
- a CDS encoding LamB/YcsF family protein: MKKYLDIISDLGEGFGSYSIADDSSLLALVSSANIACGFHAGDPRTMASAVEKSIENNVGVGAHPGFPDLVGFGRRAMDLSSWEVTTDILYQIGALHAFVKAYGGELQHVTPHGKLGNFSVVDQRYAKAIAEGIAMFDPSLIVVTMPGELAEAAKKKGLRVAYTIFADRTYNDDGTLVARSNPHAVIRDPDTVVERVIRMVNEGKVTSITGKEIEVNGHSLLLHGDTPGSLQLAKQIKNALMSAEIEIRRLGDWIN, encoded by the coding sequence TTGAAAAAATATCTTGATATCATCTCAGACCTTGGAGAAGGTTTTGGGTCTTACAGTATAGCGGACGACTCAAGTTTGTTGGCGCTAGTCAGTTCGGCCAATATTGCCTGCGGTTTTCACGCAGGGGATCCTCGTACAATGGCGAGTGCTGTTGAAAAATCTATTGAAAATAATGTTGGTGTCGGTGCACATCCTGGCTTTCCCGATCTAGTTGGTTTTGGAAGAAGAGCAATGGATTTGTCTTCATGGGAAGTCACGACAGATATTCTTTATCAGATCGGTGCTCTTCATGCTTTTGTCAAGGCATATGGTGGAGAATTACAGCATGTTACTCCTCATGGAAAATTAGGAAATTTTTCTGTTGTGGATCAGAGATATGCGAAGGCTATTGCAGAGGGTATTGCCATGTTTGACCCATCTCTGATCGTCGTTACCATGCCAGGTGAATTAGCTGAAGCAGCGAAGAAAAAGGGCCTGAGAGTTGCTTACACCATATTTGCTGACCGTACTTATAACGATGATGGGACCTTGGTCGCAAGAAGCAATCCACACGCAGTCATTCGCGATCCGGATACCGTCGTTGAAAGAGTGATTCGAATGGTTAATGAAGGAAAAGTAACATCGATCACAGGCAAGGAGATTGAAGTCAACGGTCACTCATTATTGCTTCATGGGGATACACCAGGTTCTCTACAACTCGCTAAACAAATTAAAAATGCTTTGATGAGCGCAGAAATTGAAATTCGTAGATTGGGAGATTGGATTAATTAA
- a CDS encoding MFS transporter, with product MTKINEIGARLDRLPISKWHRRLFWLIGMGLLIDGFDNYISGIVLAQLVKTGWSNNYYNAAFSSATLAGLFIGSILAGFVGDRFGRKVAYQFNLLLFGVASILAALSTSMMILIFLRGVIGIGLGAEIVVGFSTFTEFLPSKARGKWIATLSLVGNCAPPVATLIGYFVMPALGPDIGWRAMFVIAGIAALLVWLARRNMPESPRWYASRGYSNKADQILSVVEKEIESDKGVQLPPAVDQYQGQEKQKIAFSMLFKKPLLKRTILGISVLIGMNISLYTITTWIPTLFIKQGITITSSLLMTTLILFGAPLGVFVATRIIDKFPRKWLGVILLCMIALLGYCYSVQTSPISIVIFGFFLISFLYIYVCFASAVYVPELWPTEIRLRGTGFCTAIGRAVAIFTPYGVAWILTDYGEMQVFLAIGILMILVAVVIASIGIETKQKSIEEISYEAYSEEGETAEMATKI from the coding sequence GTGACTAAAATTAATGAAATTGGAGCGCGTCTTGATCGTTTACCCATTTCAAAATGGCATCGTCGGCTTTTTTGGTTGATTGGGATGGGATTACTGATTGATGGATTCGATAATTATATCAGCGGAATTGTATTGGCACAGCTTGTAAAAACAGGCTGGTCGAACAACTACTATAATGCGGCTTTCTCTTCAGCCACATTGGCTGGTCTCTTTATTGGCTCTATATTAGCCGGATTCGTTGGTGATCGCTTTGGAAGAAAAGTAGCTTATCAATTCAACTTGTTATTATTTGGTGTTGCTTCTATTCTGGCGGCACTCTCTACCAGTATGATGATTCTTATTTTCCTTCGCGGAGTCATTGGTATAGGACTTGGGGCGGAGATTGTTGTCGGTTTTTCAACATTTACGGAATTTTTACCGTCAAAAGCCCGTGGTAAATGGATTGCAACACTTTCTCTTGTAGGCAATTGTGCACCACCGGTAGCCACACTGATTGGATATTTTGTTATGCCAGCACTTGGACCGGATATTGGCTGGCGCGCGATGTTTGTCATTGCTGGAATCGCCGCTCTTCTTGTGTGGCTTGCGAGACGAAATATGCCAGAATCGCCTCGCTGGTATGCATCACGCGGATACTCAAATAAAGCTGATCAGATTTTGTCAGTCGTTGAAAAAGAAATTGAAAGCGATAAGGGCGTTCAATTACCTCCGGCAGTAGATCAGTATCAGGGTCAGGAAAAACAAAAAATCGCATTTTCGATGCTGTTTAAAAAACCGTTATTAAAACGCACTATTTTAGGGATCAGTGTTTTAATCGGTATGAATATATCACTGTATACGATAACGACCTGGATTCCCACACTTTTTATTAAACAGGGGATAACCATCACCAGTTCGTTGCTTATGACGACACTTATTTTGTTTGGGGCGCCTCTAGGAGTATTTGTTGCCACAAGAATCATTGATAAATTCCCCCGTAAATGGTTAGGTGTTATTCTCCTATGCATGATCGCGCTCCTCGGCTATTGTTACTCCGTGCAGACATCGCCGATATCTATTGTCATATTCGGATTTTTCCTGATTTCTTTCCTATATATCTACGTTTGCTTTGCTTCTGCAGTATACGTTCCAGAGCTCTGGCCGACAGAGATTCGACTTAGAGGCACCGGATTTTGTACAGCAATTGGTCGTGCTGTAGCCATTTTTACTCCGTACGGTGTCGCATGGATTTTAACAGACTATGGAGAAATGCAGGTTTTTCTTGCTATCGGTATTCTAATGATTTTGGTCGCTGTCGTTATTGCTTCAATTGGGATTGAAACAAAACAGAAATCAATTGAGGAAATCAGTTATGAAGCTTATTCTGAGGAAGGGGAAACAGCTGAGATGGCTACTAAAATATGA
- a CDS encoding zinc-binding dehydrogenase — MKGLCRYGTEIGGFHFEENLPEPEISDDDLLIEVKAAGICGADLKHYDIDNGATTGKRIAGHEFSGVVVKAGKNVIDWKVGDRVVSENTGYVCGKCYACSVGNYLLCPHKRSLGLSVGMDGGFTKYVKIPGQVMQVYKNCLFQIPDNVSFEEAAMLDPIGNAYMSVAQRSNLLPGDHVVIFGAGPIGLLCLEMAKLMGAAEIILVASSRNRHVRFKVAEKLGATHCIAYDEENVADRVKEIVGEYNIPIVFDCAGSPQVLEQALQIVRSTGQIVRVGMSYLPLNFSINDLSMKAITLTGHMAYNTVSLKHSLRLLERGMIDAKSLITHRLPLSEWEKGFKLMKSRDAIKVILHYDD; from the coding sequence ATGAAGGGGTTATGCAGATATGGTACGGAAATTGGAGGCTTTCATTTTGAGGAAAATTTACCTGAACCTGAGATTAGTGATGATGATCTCTTAATTGAAGTAAAGGCTGCCGGAATTTGTGGGGCTGATCTCAAACACTATGATATTGATAACGGGGCAACCACGGGAAAAAGAATTGCCGGTCATGAGTTTTCCGGTGTGGTTGTGAAGGCGGGCAAGAATGTCATTGATTGGAAAGTCGGTGATCGGGTTGTCTCTGAAAACACCGGATATGTTTGCGGTAAGTGTTACGCATGTTCTGTTGGCAACTATTTGCTTTGTCCCCATAAAAGATCTCTTGGTTTAAGTGTCGGAATGGACGGGGGGTTTACAAAGTATGTGAAAATTCCCGGTCAGGTGATGCAAGTCTATAAAAATTGTCTTTTTCAAATTCCGGATAATGTCTCATTCGAAGAAGCAGCGATGCTGGATCCGATTGGCAATGCATATATGTCAGTGGCCCAGAGATCAAACCTATTACCTGGTGATCATGTGGTCATCTTCGGAGCAGGCCCCATTGGGTTACTTTGTCTTGAAATGGCTAAATTAATGGGGGCAGCTGAAATCATTCTTGTTGCTTCAAGCAGAAATAGACATGTGCGTTTTAAGGTCGCAGAAAAGCTTGGCGCAACCCATTGCATTGCCTATGACGAGGAAAATGTCGCTGATCGTGTAAAGGAAATTGTCGGCGAATACAATATCCCGATTGTCTTTGACTGTGCAGGATCTCCACAGGTTCTGGAACAAGCTCTTCAAATTGTGCGGAGTACCGGCCAGATTGTCCGCGTCGGTATGAGTTATCTTCCATTGAACTTTTCAATCAATGATCTATCGATGAAAGCTATTACACTGACCGGACACATGGCTTATAACACGGTCTCTTTAAAACATTCTCTACGCTTATTGGAGAGAGGGATGATTGACGCGAAGTCTCTAATCACTCACAGACTTCCTCTTTCTGAATGGGAAAAAGGATTTAAACTCATGAAAAGTAGAGACGCAATTAAAGTCATCCTGCATTATGATGACTGA
- a CDS encoding LysR family transcriptional regulator, translating into MNTIEIEAFLAVVNYGSLTEAASSLFLSQSTLSHRITQLEKDVGMPLINRGRGLRSLTLTPNGSEFLTIAREWMDLIHKTKEIQTNKRELKLSIGAIDSAQSYILAPIYKILNHLKQKIDIRILTLQSSELYSLLNYGDIDIAIGHFEQPTPSMVIKKFSSEKMVVISKGILPTYNGLLIDQELDTGDQLYYGFNISFRSWYDRWIGDREYPTIHVDTANLLHTFMDDEKKWAIVPLSMANCMEETDHVSMYRLKNPPPDRICYQIRKKYPRENAVESLNIFDSCIELIRDQKAPKSFHLYRDEN; encoded by the coding sequence ATGAATACGATTGAAATCGAAGCTTTTCTCGCAGTCGTTAACTATGGAAGCTTAACTGAGGCAGCAAGCTCATTGTTTCTATCGCAATCTACATTAAGCCATCGAATCACTCAATTAGAAAAAGACGTGGGTATGCCCCTCATTAATCGTGGGCGTGGCCTGAGAAGCTTGACTTTGACCCCAAATGGGAGTGAATTTCTGACCATTGCAAGAGAGTGGATGGATCTGATACATAAGACAAAAGAGATTCAAACAAATAAAAGAGAATTAAAGCTCTCAATAGGAGCTATTGACAGTGCTCAATCCTATATTCTCGCACCCATTTATAAAATATTGAATCACCTCAAACAGAAAATAGACATTCGTATTTTAACATTGCAGTCTTCGGAACTCTATTCGCTTTTAAATTATGGGGATATAGACATAGCTATTGGGCATTTTGAACAGCCAACACCCAGTATGGTCATTAAAAAGTTCTCAAGTGAAAAAATGGTCGTCATAAGCAAGGGCATTCTGCCAACCTATAATGGACTACTTATTGATCAGGAGTTGGACACAGGGGACCAGCTCTATTATGGATTTAATATCTCGTTCCGATCATGGTACGATCGCTGGATCGGGGACAGAGAATATCCGACAATCCATGTTGATACCGCCAATCTTCTTCATACTTTTATGGACGATGAAAAAAAGTGGGCGATAGTGCCGCTGTCAATGGCCAATTGTATGGAGGAAACGGATCATGTGAGTATGTATCGGTTAAAAAACCCGCCTCCTGATCGTATTTGCTATCAAATTCGTAAAAAATATCCCAGAGAAAATGCCGTCGAAAGTCTCAATATCTTTGATTCTTGTATTGAATTAATTAGAGATCAGAAAGCACCAAAGAGCTTTCATCTCTATCGTGATGAAAATTAA
- a CDS encoding MFS transporter, with product MKVYTVVVLALLFQTSYQGNIVLTTLYAVHLKANPGFLGLIVALSALFPMILAIYSGRMSDRIGFRIPLVFGMIGSATALFLPYLVQNQLYILLVSQSLFGLSQIFTIVTIQNLIGTLSDAKSYSKNFSTLSQGTSIGELLGSLVTGFSIDRFQYGMTYVLLSALALIPGIVFLINVIKLPKPAKVNVQVKKKFLDLFGSRSLRKTFITSGIILTGVFMFEFYFPVYGRSIHLSASLIGIILSTNTAAYFIVRLFVPKLMARYSEDHVLGICFLLSAIGFLLIPLFKSFYLLIVLSFSMGLGLGCCQPLSMAMAYHSSPKERTGEVLGIRLTVNKFAQIVVPIISGPMGGALGVLPVFWSNAALFIYGGWSMFDKRTKSSSSPSVPGKMSPWSQKVKH from the coding sequence ATGAAAGTTTATACCGTTGTTGTACTTGCTCTGTTGTTTCAGACAAGTTATCAGGGAAATATCGTCCTGACAACACTATATGCCGTCCACTTAAAAGCAAACCCGGGATTTTTAGGGCTGATTGTTGCGCTCAGTGCTCTGTTTCCGATGATTCTAGCCATATACTCAGGTAGAATGTCTGATCGGATAGGGTTTCGAATTCCCCTTGTATTTGGGATGATCGGCAGTGCCACAGCACTTTTTTTGCCCTACTTAGTTCAAAACCAGCTTTACATTTTACTCGTTTCACAGTCTTTGTTTGGCTTGTCGCAGATATTTACAATCGTTACCATCCAAAATTTGATCGGGACATTGAGTGATGCAAAAAGTTACTCAAAAAATTTCTCTACTTTATCTCAAGGCACATCGATCGGCGAACTGCTGGGGTCACTCGTTACTGGTTTTTCGATCGATCGCTTTCAGTATGGAATGACCTACGTACTGTTGTCGGCACTTGCCCTTATTCCGGGAATTGTCTTTTTAATTAATGTGATCAAACTGCCGAAACCAGCAAAGGTGAATGTACAAGTGAAAAAGAAGTTTCTCGATCTGTTCGGTTCGCGATCGCTGAGAAAAACATTTATTACAAGCGGCATCATTTTAACCGGGGTATTCATGTTTGAGTTCTATTTTCCTGTATATGGCCGGAGTATCCACCTTTCCGCATCACTGATTGGGATTATTCTTAGCACGAATACGGCCGCATACTTTATTGTCCGGTTATTTGTCCCCAAATTGATGGCGAGATATAGTGAAGATCATGTTCTGGGAATATGTTTTCTGCTGTCCGCTATTGGTTTTCTGCTTATTCCTTTATTTAAAAGTTTTTATCTTTTGATCGTGCTTTCCTTCAGTATGGGTCTTGGACTTGGGTGTTGCCAGCCGCTGTCCATGGCAATGGCATACCATAGCTCCCCGAAAGAAAGAACGGGCGAAGTTTTGGGAATAAGACTCACAGTGAATAAGTTTGCCCAGATTGTTGTTCCGATCATTTCTGGTCCGATGGGTGGCGCACTGGGCGTCCTGCCGGTTTTCTGGTCAAACGCTGCACTATTTATTTATGGTGGGTGGTCCATGTTTGATAAACGGACTAAAAGTTCATCTTCACCCAGTGTCCCTGGCAAAATGTCACCATGGTCACAAAAAGTAAAGCATTAA
- a CDS encoding aminotransferase class I/II-fold pyridoxal phosphate-dependent enzyme, which translates to MNPVAKSINDGIYQENPYVYEMMSSYGKHIYFSKEGNVKQIADAAEKSEKFNATSGFATDHGEPIYLNVIHDTLPFYDPKDIFFYVSTLGIPELRKAWAKKMLEDNPSLRGKKFVNPIGTIGLTNGLSIIADLFVDEGDIYILPDKKWENYRMIFGVSKKGKIVTFPMFDENNHFNCLAFKQAIFSQKSKGKVIIILNFPNNPTGYTPTEQESQDIVAAIRDSAEAGINVIAITDDAYFGLFYGDSIEESLFGRLANLHPRVLAIKVDGATKEEYAWGFRVGFLTFGVNSEKMEDLLEQKVMGVIRTTISNGPHPSQTFVLHALQSPELKAQKEENFEIMKRRAVKIRELMNSGKYDDAWGCYPFNSGYFICLKVKSVNADQLRMHLLNEYGVGTIALSDTDLRIAFSRIDEENLEDLFNNIYKGAKDLQLQPK; encoded by the coding sequence ATGAATCCAGTAGCAAAAAGTATAAATGATGGTATTTATCAGGAGAACCCTTATGTTTATGAAATGATGTCTTCATACGGAAAGCATATTTACTTTTCTAAGGAGGGAAATGTCAAACAAATTGCTGATGCAGCGGAAAAATCCGAAAAATTCAACGCCACATCGGGTTTTGCTACCGATCACGGAGAGCCCATTTATTTAAATGTGATTCATGATACGTTGCCTTTCTACGATCCTAAAGATATCTTCTTTTACGTTTCAACATTGGGGATACCGGAACTGCGCAAAGCATGGGCAAAAAAGATGCTTGAGGACAATCCCTCCCTTCGCGGGAAAAAGTTTGTTAATCCAATTGGAACAATAGGATTAACAAATGGTTTGAGCATCATCGCCGATTTGTTTGTTGATGAAGGCGACATCTATATACTGCCCGATAAAAAATGGGAAAATTACAGAATGATTTTTGGTGTTAGTAAAAAAGGTAAAATCGTTACTTTCCCAATGTTTGATGAAAATAATCACTTCAATTGTTTGGCTTTTAAACAAGCCATTTTTTCACAAAAAAGTAAGGGCAAAGTGATTATTATTCTAAATTTCCCGAACAATCCTACAGGTTATACACCAACAGAACAAGAAAGCCAGGATATTGTAGCGGCTATTCGAGATTCGGCAGAAGCGGGTATTAACGTTATTGCTATAACAGATGATGCTTATTTTGGCCTTTTCTATGGAGATTCGATCGAAGAATCATTGTTCGGCCGACTGGCTAATCTTCATCCAAGGGTACTTGCTATTAAAGTAGATGGAGCCACAAAGGAAGAGTACGCATGGGGCTTCCGGGTAGGCTTTCTTACGTTTGGAGTGAACAGTGAAAAAATGGAGGACCTTCTTGAACAGAAAGTAATGGGCGTGATACGAACAACGATTTCCAATGGCCCGCATCCATCACAGACGTTTGTGCTGCATGCGTTACAATCACCTGAATTAAAAGCACAGAAAGAGGAAAACTTTGAAATTATGAAACGGCGCGCTGTAAAAATCAGAGAGCTGATGAATTCAGGAAAATATGACGATGCGTGGGGTTGCTATCCTTTTAATTCAGGCTATTTCATTTGCTTAAAAGTAAAATCAGTTAATGCAGATCAGCTGCGTATGCATTTGCTTAATGAATACGGCGTCGGAACGATAGCATTAAGTGATACTGATCTGAGAATTGCTTTTTCACGAATTGACGAAGAGAACCTTGAGGATTTATTTAATAATATCTATAAAGGCGCCAAGGATCTGCAACTGCAGCCTAAATGA
- a CDS encoding acetyl-CoA carboxylase biotin carboxyl carrier protein subunit, with protein sequence MPLVQLRVSVTGLVWKVNTEAGQEVHKDETLIVLESMKTEIPINAIQDGIVQEIKVREGDPVSEDEIAVVIKTKS encoded by the coding sequence ATGCCATTAGTTCAACTGAGAGTATCTGTTACGGGATTGGTTTGGAAAGTGAATACTGAAGCAGGGCAGGAAGTTCATAAAGATGAAACACTGATCGTTCTTGAATCGATGAAAACAGAGATCCCGATCAACGCCATCCAGGACGGGATTGTTCAGGAAATTAAGGTTAGAGAGGGGGATCCAGTATCTGAGGATGAAATTGCCGTAGTCATCAAGACAAAATCTTAA
- a CDS encoding acetyl-CoA carboxylase biotin carboxylase subunit → MIDLADFHTEDRNLFKKREEWLTIFNKVLVANRGDAARRIIRALHALGIRSAVVYSEADAHMPYLGEADEAYCIGDSRAQLSYLNQELLLKVIKKSGADAVHPGYGFLSENASFASHVQDIGVRFIGPSPRWIEKMSNKSTAREIMQNYGMPISAGSGILGNDLEEIKKEGQRIGFPVLVKPAGGGGGIGMLPASNAEELIKIVNDTKSMAFRAFSDDEVYLEKYLQNPRHIEFQILGDSYGDVCHFFERDCSVQRRHQKLIEESPAVSIDRGEISALAAQVAHILKELKYDNIGTVEMLRGDEGAYSFLEMNTRLQVEHAVTEEITGVDLVKAQIRTAGGEPSSSILPSPIEHQGHAIEVRVCAEDPVNFYPSPGKLSAFKIPEGRGIRVETGYAEGTSVSPYYDPLVAKVISHADTRSETISQLVEALNNFEISGIKTNIPFLIGMLSSEAYISGEINTGFVKNYLSTKE, encoded by the coding sequence ATGATCGATTTAGCAGACTTCCATACAGAAGATAGAAACTTATTCAAAAAAAGAGAGGAGTGGTTGACCATTTTTAATAAAGTACTAGTTGCTAATAGAGGTGACGCAGCCCGTCGTATCATACGAGCCTTGCACGCTCTTGGCATTCGTTCTGCTGTTGTCTATTCCGAAGCTGATGCCCATATGCCCTATTTAGGTGAAGCAGATGAAGCTTACTGCATTGGCGACTCTCGGGCACAGTTAAGCTACTTAAATCAAGAGCTTCTCTTGAAAGTAATAAAAAAGTCTGGTGCAGATGCTGTCCATCCAGGTTACGGATTTCTGTCCGAAAATGCCAGTTTTGCATCGCACGTTCAAGATATAGGTGTGCGGTTCATCGGGCCTTCCCCTCGTTGGATTGAAAAGATGTCCAATAAAAGCACTGCCAGAGAAATTATGCAAAATTATGGAATGCCCATAAGCGCTGGATCAGGTATTCTTGGAAACGACCTAGAGGAGATAAAGAAAGAAGGGCAGAGAATCGGTTTTCCCGTTTTGGTCAAACCTGCGGGTGGTGGTGGCGGCATAGGTATGCTGCCAGCGAGCAATGCAGAGGAATTAATAAAAATTGTTAATGATACTAAATCCATGGCTTTTCGAGCATTTTCGGACGATGAAGTGTACCTTGAAAAATATCTGCAGAATCCCAGGCATATCGAATTTCAAATTTTGGGTGATTCATACGGTGATGTTTGTCACTTCTTTGAACGAGACTGTTCCGTACAGCGTCGTCACCAGAAGTTGATTGAGGAATCACCTGCCGTCTCGATTGATCGTGGAGAAATTTCTGCTCTTGCAGCTCAAGTTGCCCATATTTTAAAAGAACTAAAATACGACAATATTGGAACGGTTGAGATGCTGAGAGGCGATGAAGGTGCTTACAGTTTTCTGGAAATGAATACTCGTTTGCAGGTAGAACACGCCGTCACCGAAGAGATTACAGGTGTCGATCTTGTAAAAGCACAAATCCGTACAGCGGGCGGTGAACCGTCATCGTCCATATTGCCATCTCCTATAGAGCATCAAGGACACGCTATTGAGGTGAGAGTATGTGCTGAAGATCCAGTAAATTTCTATCCGTCACCTGGAAAATTGAGTGCTTTTAAGATACCTGAAGGAAGGGGCATACGTGTTGAAACAGGATATGCAGAGGGAACAAGTGTATCCCCTTATTATGATCCATTAGTTGCAAAGGTCATTTCGCACGCTGACACGAGATCGGAAACAATTAGTCAACTTGTTGAGGCATTAAATAATTTTGAAATCTCCGGAATCAAAACGAATATTCCCTTTCTTATTGGCATGTTGTCCTCTGAGGCATACATTTCAGGCGAGATAAATACAGGATTTGTGAAAAATTACCTATCAACTAAAGAATAA
- a CDS encoding biotin-dependent carboxyltransferase family protein, giving the protein MEGYLTVESAKIAAIQDSGRLGYEHYGICDNGAVDMYAYLAGNALVGNATAQPAIEITAFDFDMTSTIDIPICITGAPADLKINSDPVQPWSTLLLPAGKVLSVSHIRKGLRVYIAIGGGIDAPKVLGSCALDTIINLGKRLVSGQKLRLKNEDAAKSIQCRIANPEVIPHYGSPWNIRVCDGPDIEIFKDSFTGFYEATYKISPVSNHIGIRLSGPPVKKFYPKEILSRGVGIGSIEVFPTGQAVVLHRGRTVTAGYPIIGVVPLIDLDMIGQARPGDEVHFSHLSIKEAKKLYYDRFSRLPYRR; this is encoded by the coding sequence GTGGAAGGATATCTGACTGTCGAATCCGCAAAAATAGCTGCGATTCAGGATAGCGGAAGACTTGGGTATGAGCATTACGGTATCTGTGATAATGGTGCTGTTGATATGTATGCTTATCTAGCTGGAAATGCCTTGGTTGGGAATGCGACAGCTCAGCCCGCTATAGAAATAACAGCATTTGATTTCGATATGACGAGCACAATTGACATTCCTATATGTATCACAGGCGCTCCGGCTGATTTGAAGATTAATTCTGATCCGGTTCAACCATGGAGTACCTTATTACTGCCTGCAGGAAAAGTGTTGTCGGTGAGCCATATCAGGAAGGGGTTAAGGGTCTACATTGCCATTGGCGGGGGAATAGATGCACCTAAAGTTCTGGGAAGCTGCGCATTAGATACAATTATTAACCTAGGAAAAAGACTTGTTTCCGGACAAAAATTAAGGCTCAAGAACGAGGACGCGGCTAAAAGCATTCAGTGCCGAATAGCAAATCCGGAAGTCATTCCTCATTACGGGTCGCCCTGGAACATTAGGGTTTGCGATGGGCCGGATATTGAAATTTTCAAAGATAGCTTTACTGGTTTTTATGAAGCGACGTATAAAATATCACCCGTTAGCAACCATATTGGCATTCGACTGAGTGGCCCGCCCGTAAAAAAATTCTACCCAAAAGAAATTCTATCACGAGGTGTGGGCATAGGCTCAATTGAAGTTTTTCCTACAGGTCAGGCGGTTGTCTTGCACAGGGGAAGAACTGTGACGGCCGGATATCCCATAATTGGTGTTGTGCCTTTGATTGATCTCGATATGATTGGTCAGGCAAGACCCGGGGATGAAGTACACTTTTCTCATCTATCGATTAAGGAAGCTAAAAAGCTTTATTATGATCGATTTAGCAGACTTCCATACAGAAGATAG
- a CDS encoding 5-oxoprolinase subunit B family protein — protein sequence MKDQLFQFKDYGDAGILIEFSKVYTKDAWQKAHYLAHQIRARKIKGILGVIPTYSTLFINYDYLIIKRCEIYELIKEWLQSDIGKMADVPGRIFRIPVLFGSKWGPDLQYVSECLKLSEEQTIKQFCSSPLPIICVNRGPMFGSNFNNDVSRLETPRTRVPAGAITAAGSQVSIMTQESPGGWRILGQTPVKMNIDYNSDPPVPYKPGDMMEFFEIGEDEFIKYNGKTVSEMKVSE from the coding sequence ATGAAGGATCAACTTTTTCAATTTAAGGATTATGGGGATGCTGGCATCCTTATTGAATTCTCAAAAGTGTATACGAAAGATGCCTGGCAGAAAGCTCACTATCTCGCTCATCAAATCAGGGCTAGAAAAATAAAAGGTATTTTGGGCGTTATTCCTACATATTCCACCCTTTTTATTAACTATGATTATCTAATTATAAAGCGTTGTGAAATATATGAATTAATTAAGGAATGGCTCCAATCAGACATAGGCAAAATGGCTGACGTGCCCGGCCGAATTTTTAGAATTCCAGTACTCTTCGGAAGCAAGTGGGGACCGGATCTTCAATATGTCTCCGAATGTTTAAAACTGTCTGAGGAACAAACAATTAAGCAGTTTTGTTCTTCTCCTCTGCCAATTATTTGTGTAAATCGGGGACCTATGTTCGGATCTAATTTTAATAATGACGTTTCTCGATTAGAGACACCAAGGACAAGGGTACCTGCCGGGGCCATTACGGCGGCAGGAAGCCAAGTTTCAATCATGACACAGGAATCCCCTGGTGGATGGAGAATCCTTGGACAAACCCCTGTAAAAATGAATATAGACTATAACAGCGACCCACCAGTCCCTTATAAACCAGGCGATATGATGGAGTTTTTTGAGATAGGTGAGGATGAGTTCATAAAATATAACGGGAAAACCGTCAGCGAAATGAAGGTGAGTGAATAG
- a CDS encoding IS630 family transposase, with the protein MQSHPGCPREERRDRPDVKKNELKPHHDDYWAIPKKQDADFVAHMEDVLDVYSHRYDPQKPLICLDEKPYMMHADKVQPLLIRNKSPRKIDYEYERKGSCSIFGLIEPLTGKQYVDVRPTRTAVDFAEVVHHLVDDWYPKAEKIVLVMDNLNTHRIGSLYKKYPPTEAKRILDKLDIHYTPKHGS; encoded by the coding sequence ATGCAAAGTCATCCTGGATGTCCCCGTGAAGAAAGACGCGATCGGCCGGATGTTAAAAAAAATGAACTTAAGCCTCACCACGATGACTACTGGGCCATCCCCAAAAAACAAGATGCCGACTTTGTAGCTCATATGGAGGATGTGCTGGATGTCTACTCACACCGATACGATCCGCAAAAACCGTTAATCTGTCTAGACGAAAAGCCCTACATGATGCACGCTGATAAAGTTCAGCCCTTACTAATCCGGAACAAAAGCCCTCGCAAAATTGACTATGAATACGAGCGGAAAGGTTCGTGTTCCATCTTCGGGCTCATTGAACCGCTGACAGGTAAGCAATATGTCGACGTCAGACCGACCCGGACGGCAGTGGACTTTGCCGAAGTGGTGCATCATTTAGTCGATGATTGGTATCCGAAAGCCGAGAAAATCGTCTTAGTCATGGACAATCTGAACACGCATCGCATCGGCTCGTTGTATAAGAAGTACCCGCCAACCGAAGCCAAACGGATTCTGGATAAGCTGGACATTCACTATACCCCGAAACACGGCAGTTGA